Proteins encoded in a region of the Diadema setosum chromosome 7, eeDiaSeto1, whole genome shotgun sequence genome:
- the LOC140230418 gene encoding 6-pyruvoyl tetrahydrobiopterin synthase-like → MCDEKKTPIAYLTRIEKISSCHRLHSPALSDEENAALYGKCNNLHGHGHNYTVEVTLRGKVDPVTGMIINIADLKEYMKVGFIDLLDHKNLDKDVEYFKTKVSTVENIACFIWERMTLCLPDPTLLHEVKVHETDKNIAVYRGE, encoded by the exons ATGTGCGATGAAAAGAAAACCCCCATCGCTTACTTGACGAGGATTGAGAAGATTTCTTCATGTCACAGGCTACACAG CCCAGCTCTCAGTGATGAAGAGAATGCAGCATTGTATGGAAAGTGCAATAACCTACATGGGCATGGACACAATTACACAG ttgaaGTGACTTTGCGAGGAAAG GTAGACCCAGTGACTGGAATGATCATTAACATTGCAGATTTGAAGGAGTACATGAAG GTTGGATTCATAGACCTCTTGGACCACAAGAATTTGGACAAGGATGTGGAGTACTTTAAGACAAAAGTCAGCACAGTGGAGAACATTGCCTGCTTCATCTGGGAACGCATGACCCTGTGCCTACCTGATCCCACTCTGCtccatgaggtcaaagttcacgAGACGGACAAAAACATTGCTGTGTACCGAGGGGAATGA